In Deinococcus maricopensis DSM 21211, one genomic interval encodes:
- the typA gene encoding translational GTPase TypA gives MEYRNIAIIAHVDHGKTTLVDGLLKQTLKLGHGEEIAERAMDSNALERERGITILAKNTAVEYNGVKINIVDTPGHADFGGEVERVLGMVDGCLVLVDAAEGPMPQTRFVLRKALELGLKPIVVVNKIDRQDARPDEVVNLTFDLMAELGANEDQLDFPILYAIAREGKAFRELDKPQDDMHELFEMVLEYVPAPKVDLGAPFQMLITNLDYSEYLGRIVLGRVTRGKVKKGEFVNLIHKDGSMTKTRIVQPFTHLGLRRIEADEVGAGDIVALAGIEDAQIGETVADLADPEALPIITVDEPTVSMVFQPNTSPFAGKEGKYVTSRHLNDRLKREVMTNVSLRVEEIRPDEFKVSGRGELHLSILLETMRREGYEVQVGAPQVIVREIDGVKHEPVEHLVIDVPEQHASTVIGVLGARKGQMVNMEPQGTRTRVEFKIPSRALFGFRTQFLSMTQGEGIMSHIFDGYAPWAGDLKTRQNGSLVSMEDGVAFAYSIFKLQDRGQFFIDAGQDVYVGMIVGENAREQDMNVNVCKNKKLTNVRSSGADEALTLVPFKRLTLEDALEYIADDELVELTPQSIRLRKKILNPSFRK, from the coding sequence ATGGAATACCGCAACATCGCGATCATCGCGCACGTCGACCACGGCAAGACCACCCTCGTGGACGGCCTGCTGAAGCAGACCCTGAAGCTCGGCCACGGCGAGGAAATCGCCGAGCGCGCCATGGACAGCAACGCCCTCGAACGCGAGCGCGGCATCACCATCCTGGCGAAGAACACGGCCGTCGAGTACAACGGCGTGAAAATCAACATCGTCGACACGCCCGGCCACGCCGACTTCGGCGGCGAGGTCGAACGCGTGCTCGGCATGGTCGACGGCTGCCTCGTCCTCGTGGACGCCGCCGAAGGCCCCATGCCGCAGACGCGCTTCGTGCTCCGCAAGGCCCTCGAGCTCGGCCTGAAGCCCATCGTCGTCGTGAACAAGATCGACCGTCAGGACGCCCGCCCTGACGAGGTCGTGAACCTCACCTTCGACCTGATGGCCGAACTCGGCGCGAACGAAGACCAGCTCGACTTCCCGATCCTGTACGCCATCGCCCGCGAAGGCAAAGCGTTCCGGGAACTCGACAAGCCCCAGGACGACATGCACGAACTGTTCGAGATGGTCCTCGAGTACGTCCCCGCGCCCAAGGTCGACCTCGGCGCGCCCTTCCAGATGCTCATCACGAACCTCGACTACAGCGAGTACCTCGGCCGCATCGTGCTCGGCCGCGTCACGCGCGGCAAGGTCAAGAAGGGCGAGTTCGTTAACCTCATCCACAAAGACGGCAGCATGACCAAGACCCGCATCGTGCAGCCGTTCACGCACCTCGGCCTGCGCCGCATCGAAGCGGACGAAGTCGGCGCCGGTGACATCGTTGCCCTCGCCGGCATCGAGGACGCCCAGATCGGCGAGACCGTCGCGGACCTCGCGGACCCCGAAGCGCTGCCGATCATCACCGTGGACGAGCCGACCGTCAGCATGGTCTTCCAGCCGAACACCAGCCCGTTCGCCGGTAAGGAAGGCAAGTACGTCACCAGCCGCCACCTCAATGACCGCCTCAAGCGCGAAGTCATGACGAACGTCTCGCTGCGCGTCGAGGAAATCCGCCCGGACGAATTCAAGGTCTCCGGCCGCGGTGAGCTGCACCTCAGCATCCTGCTGGAAACCATGCGCCGCGAAGGCTACGAAGTGCAGGTCGGCGCGCCCCAGGTGATCGTCCGCGAGATTGACGGCGTGAAGCACGAACCCGTCGAGCACCTTGTCATCGACGTGCCCGAGCAGCACGCCAGCACCGTCATCGGCGTGCTCGGCGCCCGCAAAGGCCAGATGGTCAACATGGAACCCCAGGGCACCCGCACCCGCGTGGAGTTCAAGATCCCCAGCCGCGCGCTGTTCGGGTTCCGCACGCAGTTCCTCAGCATGACGCAGGGCGAAGGCATCATGAGCCACATCTTCGACGGGTACGCGCCCTGGGCCGGTGACCTCAAGACCCGCCAGAACGGCAGCCTGGTCAGCATGGAAGACGGCGTCGCGTTCGCGTACAGCATCTTCAAGCTGCAGGACCGCGGGCAGTTCTTCATCGACGCCGGTCAGGACGTGTACGTCGGCATGATCGTCGGCGAGAACGCCCGCGAGCAGGACATGAACGTGAACGTCTGCAAGAACAAGAAGCTCACGAACGTCCGCTCCTCCGGTGCCGACGAGGCGCTGACCCTGGTGCCCTTCAAGCGCCTCACCCTCGAGGACGCGCTGGAGTACATCGCGGACGACGAACTCGTGGAACTCACCCCGCAGAGCATCCGCCTGCGCAAGAAGATCCTCAACCCCAGCTTCCGCAAGTAA
- a CDS encoding class I SAM-dependent methyltransferase → MDWVHSFYDTQDELTGCHSSGLHPHHHALAARLTAHRGQPGSLLELGAGGGQFAVAAAQVGHAVTALELRPSGTVHTQRLAALHGVQVNAMTGDFYTADPGGPFDMLAYWDGFGVGDDAEQARLLARFPEWLAPGGAAYVDVYTPWYWAQHAGFTRETPAYVQSYGFDADRCRLLDTYARADGKTVTQSLRCYSPEDVRRLLHGTALVLDEVWPGGRFDPRAGTWHPRAPLGECLSFTAVLKRA, encoded by the coding sequence ATGGATTGGGTTCATTCGTTTTACGACACGCAGGACGAGCTGACGGGCTGCCACAGCAGCGGCCTTCACCCGCATCATCACGCGCTGGCCGCGCGGCTCACGGCGCACCGGGGTCAGCCCGGATCGCTGCTGGAACTGGGCGCGGGCGGTGGGCAGTTCGCGGTGGCCGCCGCGCAGGTCGGACACGCGGTCACGGCGCTGGAGTTGCGACCGTCCGGGACGGTGCATACGCAGCGCCTCGCGGCGCTGCATGGAGTGCAGGTCAACGCCATGACTGGTGACTTCTACACGGCCGATCCGGGCGGGCCGTTCGACATGCTCGCGTACTGGGACGGGTTCGGCGTCGGTGACGATGCGGAGCAGGCGCGCCTGCTCGCGCGCTTCCCGGAGTGGCTCGCGCCGGGCGGGGCCGCGTACGTCGACGTGTACACGCCGTGGTACTGGGCGCAGCATGCGGGCTTCACGCGTGAAACGCCCGCGTACGTGCAGTCGTACGGGTTCGACGCGGACCGCTGCCGCCTGCTGGACACGTACGCGCGCGCGGACGGAAAGACGGTCACGCAGTCGCTGCGGTGCTACAGCCCGGAGGATGTCCGCCGGCTGCTACACGGCACGGCGCTCGTGCTGGACGAGGTGTGGCCGGGCGGGCGGTTCGACCCGCGCGCGGGAACGTGGCATCCGCGCGCGCCGCTGGGCGAGTGCCTGTCGTTCACGGCCGTTCTGAAGCGCGCGTAG
- a CDS encoding YchJ family protein — protein sequence MMRSRYSAYVLNIEPYIRASWHPDTCPEDLLLNDGTKWLSLKITGTEAGGPDDERGTVSFDAMYHLHGRKRRLRERSEFTRLNGAWVYVDGVIS from the coding sequence CTGATGCGCAGCCGGTACAGCGCGTACGTCCTGAACATCGAGCCGTACATTCGCGCGTCGTGGCATCCGGACACCTGCCCGGAGGACCTGCTCCTGAATGACGGCACGAAGTGGCTGAGCCTGAAAATCACCGGCACCGAAGCGGGCGGGCCGGACGATGAGCGCGGCACCGTCAGCTTCGACGCGATGTATCACCTGCACGGCCGGAAGCGGCGCCTGCGTGAGCGGAGCGAGTTCACACGCCTGAACGGCGCGTGGGTGTACGTGGACGGCGTCATCTCCTGA
- a CDS encoding TrmH family RNA methyltransferase — MQSIAREISSVQNPEVKRLTRLRERRARTQERAFLIEGARELERAAQGGVPLRTLYMCEELFSPDAHQALPALHAPDRVHLSRAAFEKASVRENPDGLLAVADLPARPAPDLPHDALLLVLVGVEKPGNVGALLRSADGVGADAVLVVGGVDLENPNVIRASQGSVFTQTLFTLPEADALPWLRAQGFRVAAITPDGAQNYWDADLTGRVAVCLGAEHAGLPAAWREHPDLKLAIPMRGAADSLNVSTAGALVLYEALRQRGPREQ; from the coding sequence GTGCAGAGTATCGCGCGCGAGATCAGCAGTGTGCAGAACCCCGAAGTGAAACGCCTCACGCGCCTCCGTGAGCGCCGCGCGCGCACGCAGGAACGCGCCTTCCTGATCGAAGGCGCCCGCGAACTCGAACGCGCCGCGCAGGGCGGCGTGCCCCTGCGGACGCTGTACATGTGCGAGGAGCTGTTCAGCCCCGACGCGCACCAGGCGCTCCCCGCCCTCCACGCCCCCGACCGCGTGCACCTGTCTCGCGCGGCATTCGAGAAGGCCAGCGTCCGCGAGAACCCGGACGGCCTCCTCGCGGTCGCGGACCTCCCGGCGCGTCCCGCCCCGGACCTCCCACATGACGCGCTGCTGCTCGTGCTTGTCGGCGTGGAGAAACCCGGCAACGTGGGCGCGCTCCTGCGCAGCGCCGACGGCGTCGGCGCCGACGCGGTGCTCGTCGTCGGCGGCGTGGACCTCGAGAACCCGAACGTCATCCGCGCGTCCCAGGGCAGCGTCTTCACGCAGACGCTCTTCACGCTGCCCGAAGCGGACGCGCTCCCCTGGCTGCGAGCGCAGGGCTTCCGCGTCGCCGCCATCACCCCTGACGGCGCCCAGAACTACTGGGACGCCGACCTCACCGGCCGCGTCGCCGTGTGCCTCGGCGCGGAACACGCCGGCCTGCCTGCCGCGTGGCGCGAGCACCCCGACTTGAAACTCGCCATCCCCATGCGCGGCGCCGCCGACAGCCTGAACGTCAGTACCGCCGGCGCGCTCGTGCTGTACGAGGCGCTGCGTCAACGGGGCCCGCGTGAGCAGTGA
- the glgC gene encoding glucose-1-phosphate adenylyltransferase translates to MTQPRVLGMVLAGGQGTRLSPLTLKRSKPAVPFGSKYRIIDFALNNFINSGIFSQYVLIQYKAQSLTEHIQRGWRFGTFLSDYFITLVPAQMYRYEELGPVWYRGTADAVYQNLHLIDNFNADYVAIFSGDHIYKMNIAHMLDMHRDTRADVTIAAYPMPLAEAQRFGVMQVDDRWRVTDFQEKVPNPPTIPGKPDQVLTSMGNYIFSRRALEELLERSIAGNDEGFDFGKDVIPRALRDGYSVQAYDFHKNPIPGQLVPNTYWRDVGTLDAYYDANMDLISVSPEFDMYNEQWPLRTSSEFSAPTKFVHEQGDRRGQAFNSLVAGGTIISGATVRDSVVGRRVHAHSYALVEGSVVFDNVQVGRHSHIHRAIIDKDVIIPPGTTIGLDHEEDRARGFTVTDSGVVVVPKSYTF, encoded by the coding sequence ATGACTCAACCTCGTGTTCTCGGGATGGTGCTCGCCGGCGGTCAGGGGACGCGCCTGTCCCCGCTGACCCTGAAACGCAGCAAGCCCGCCGTGCCGTTCGGCAGCAAGTACCGCATCATCGACTTCGCACTGAACAACTTCATCAACAGCGGCATCTTCAGTCAGTACGTCCTGATCCAGTACAAGGCGCAGAGCCTCACGGAGCACATCCAGCGCGGCTGGCGCTTCGGGACGTTCCTGAGTGACTACTTCATCACGCTCGTGCCCGCGCAGATGTACCGGTACGAGGAGCTCGGCCCGGTGTGGTACCGCGGCACCGCCGACGCCGTGTACCAGAACCTGCACCTGATCGACAACTTCAACGCGGATTACGTGGCGATCTTCAGCGGGGACCACATCTACAAGATGAACATCGCGCACATGCTGGACATGCACCGCGACACCCGCGCGGACGTGACCATCGCCGCGTACCCTATGCCGCTCGCCGAAGCGCAACGCTTCGGCGTAATGCAGGTGGACGACCGCTGGCGCGTCACGGACTTCCAGGAGAAGGTCCCGAACCCGCCCACCATCCCCGGGAAGCCCGACCAGGTGCTGACCAGCATGGGCAACTACATCTTCAGCCGCCGCGCGCTGGAGGAACTGCTGGAGCGCAGCATCGCGGGGAACGACGAGGGCTTCGACTTCGGCAAGGACGTCATTCCGCGCGCCCTGCGTGACGGGTACAGCGTGCAGGCGTACGACTTCCACAAGAACCCCATCCCCGGGCAGCTGGTGCCGAACACGTACTGGCGTGACGTGGGCACGCTCGATGCGTACTACGACGCGAACATGGACCTGATCTCCGTGAGCCCGGAGTTCGACATGTACAACGAGCAGTGGCCGCTGCGGACGAGCAGCGAGTTCTCCGCTCCCACGAAATTCGTGCATGAGCAGGGGGACCGGCGCGGGCAGGCGTTTAACAGCCTCGTGGCCGGGGGGACCATCATCAGTGGCGCGACCGTGCGCGACAGCGTGGTGGGCCGGCGCGTGCACGCGCACTCGTACGCGCTCGTGGAGGGCAGCGTCGTGTTCGATAACGTGCAGGTGGGCCGCCACTCACACATTCACCGCGCGATCATCGACAAGGACGTCATCATTCCGCCTGGCACGACCATCGGCCTGGACCACGAGGAGGACCGCGCGCGGGGCTTTACGGTGACGGACAGCGGCGTCGTCGTCGTGCCGAAAAGCTACACGTTCTGA
- a CDS encoding TSUP family transporter has protein sequence MPQLDVLLYGLPLAFLAGFIDAVAGGGGTITLPTLFLMGLPPAQVVATNKLLAIFGSGSATVQYWRAGHVEKPLVLRLIPLALLGSALGAFLVRFVDPNTFRALVAVVILAVGTLVLVNKRFGLEDRYPGLTGRVLALTMPGAFVIGAYDGFLGPGTGTFLMFLFALAGMNLVRASGNARTINFATNLGAFLFFLLGGQMVWWIGLPMGVANAVGAAVGARLAMLRGSAFVKVVYVVIVVLVVARLLLSR, from the coding sequence GTGCCCCAACTGGACGTGTTGCTGTACGGCCTGCCCCTCGCCTTTCTTGCCGGGTTCATTGACGCGGTCGCAGGGGGGGGCGGCACCATCACCCTGCCGACGCTGTTCCTGATGGGGTTACCGCCCGCGCAGGTCGTCGCGACGAACAAGCTCCTGGCGATTTTCGGGAGTGGGAGCGCGACCGTGCAGTACTGGCGGGCCGGGCACGTGGAGAAGCCGCTGGTGCTGCGGCTCATTCCGCTGGCGTTGCTGGGCAGCGCGTTGGGTGCATTTCTGGTGCGGTTCGTGGACCCGAACACCTTCCGGGCGTTGGTGGCGGTGGTGATCCTCGCAGTGGGAACGCTGGTGCTCGTGAACAAGCGGTTCGGCCTGGAGGACCGCTACCCGGGCTTGACGGGCCGGGTGCTGGCGTTGACGATGCCGGGCGCCTTCGTGATCGGCGCGTACGACGGGTTCCTGGGGCCGGGAACAGGGACGTTCCTGATGTTCCTGTTCGCGCTGGCGGGAATGAACCTGGTGCGGGCGAGCGGGAACGCGCGCACCATCAACTTCGCGACGAACCTGGGGGCGTTCCTGTTCTTCCTGCTGGGCGGGCAGATGGTGTGGTGGATCGGGCTGCCCATGGGCGTCGCGAACGCTGTGGGCGCGGCTGTGGGGGCGCGCCTGGCGATGCTGCGCGGGAGTGCGTTCGTGAAGGTCGTGTACGTGGTGATTGTGGTGCTGGTGGTGGCGAGGCTGCTCCTGTCCCGCTGA
- the msrA gene encoding peptide-methionine (S)-S-oxide reductase MsrA, whose protein sequence is MNQVILASGCFWCTEAVFKNVRGVQRVESGYIGGHVPNPTYNQVCGGDTGHAEAVRLTYDPNVISSRDLLGIFFATHDPTQLNRQGADVGTQYRSAVFYANDEERQTAQAVIDELNAGNVFDAPVVTTLEPATTFYVAEGYHQDYYERNPGQPYCMAVITPKVIKFRKQFSSYLS, encoded by the coding sequence ATGAACCAAGTGATTCTCGCGAGCGGCTGTTTCTGGTGCACCGAAGCGGTCTTCAAGAACGTCCGCGGCGTGCAGCGGGTGGAGAGCGGGTACATCGGCGGGCACGTTCCCAACCCCACCTACAACCAGGTGTGCGGCGGCGACACCGGTCACGCTGAAGCCGTGCGCCTGACGTACGACCCGAACGTCATCAGCTCCCGGGACCTGCTCGGCATCTTCTTCGCGACGCACGACCCCACGCAACTCAACCGCCAGGGCGCCGATGTCGGCACGCAGTACCGCAGCGCGGTGTTCTACGCGAACGACGAGGAGCGTCAGACGGCGCAGGCCGTCATCGACGAGCTGAACGCCGGGAACGTATTCGACGCGCCGGTCGTCACGACGCTCGAACCGGCCACGACCTTCTACGTCGCGGAAGGCTACCACCAGGATTACTACGAGCGGAACCCGGGGCAGCCGTACTGCATGGCGGTCATCACGCCGAAGGTCATCAAGTTCCGCAAGCAGTTCTCGTCTTACCTCTCGTAA
- a CDS encoding MOSC domain-containing protein — protein MLRVESVNIGHLQPIMIGQQPKPSGIDKRPASGPVRVGPLGLDGDHIGDARHHGGLDQAVYVYSRTDYDVWAVMLGFTPSAGLFGENLTLTDFGTDPVRIGDRYRVGGVLLEVSAPRIPCATLAARMNDPQFVRTFTQARRPGFYTRVLEPGEISAGDAVQVRSAPHDAPTVMEMFDAFYDRQTPRDVLARMLRFPVAERARADFETRLNS, from the coding sequence ATGCTCCGCGTGGAATCCGTGAACATCGGTCACCTTCAGCCCATCATGATTGGCCAGCAGCCGAAACCCAGCGGCATCGACAAACGCCCCGCGAGCGGGCCCGTCCGTGTCGGCCCCCTCGGTCTGGACGGCGATCACATCGGTGACGCCCGGCACCACGGCGGGCTGGACCAGGCCGTATACGTGTACAGCCGCACCGATTACGACGTGTGGGCGGTCATGCTGGGTTTCACCCCCAGCGCGGGTCTGTTCGGCGAGAATCTCACGCTCACCGACTTCGGCACGGACCCCGTGCGCATCGGGGACCGTTACCGCGTGGGCGGCGTGCTGCTAGAGGTGTCCGCGCCGCGCATCCCGTGCGCGACGCTGGCCGCGCGCATGAACGATCCGCAGTTCGTGCGGACGTTTACGCAGGCGCGCCGCCCCGGGTTCTACACGCGCGTGCTCGAACCCGGCGAGATCAGCGCCGGCGACGCCGTGCAGGTGCGTTCTGCACCGCACGACGCGCCGACCGTCATGGAGATGTTCGACGCGTTCTACGACCGGCAGACGCCGAGGGACGTCCTGGCGCGCATGCTGCGCTTCCCGGTGGCCGAGCGCGCCCGCGCGGATTTCGAGACGCGCCTGAACAGCTGA
- a CDS encoding tellurite resistance TerB family protein: MSFLNNLKNSLKNAGNQLGDQVARFKSNDFADAAMAMCALIAAADGQVDAAERSKTAQFIMSNDALRVFNAADLKTRFDKYCDKLTSDYDFGRIEVLQVVGKLRSKPDQARAVIQLGIVIGGADGDFEESEMRQVRDAANATGLNPSEFGV; encoded by the coding sequence ATGAGCTTTCTGAACAACCTCAAGAACAGCCTCAAGAACGCCGGGAACCAGCTGGGCGACCAGGTGGCCCGCTTCAAGTCGAACGACTTCGCGGACGCCGCGATGGCGATGTGCGCGCTGATCGCCGCGGCGGACGGTCAGGTGGACGCGGCGGAGCGCAGCAAGACGGCGCAGTTCATCATGAGCAACGACGCCCTGCGCGTGTTCAACGCGGCGGACCTGAAGACCCGCTTCGACAAGTACTGCGATAAGCTCACCAGCGATTACGACTTCGGGCGGATCGAGGTGCTGCAGGTGGTCGGGAAGCTGCGCAGCAAGCCGGATCAGGCGCGCGCGGTGATTCAGCTGGGCATCGTGATCGGCGGTGCGGACGGCGACTTCGAGGAATCCGAAATGCGTCAGGTGCGCGATGCGGCGAACGCGACCGGGCTGAACCCGTCCGAGTTCGGCGTCTGA
- a CDS encoding ERF family protein, translating to MSLSDRPTLHHSPTLAALFTALSKAQGQIRPALKDATNPHLRSKYADLASIWDACRDTLTTHGLSVSQWPTQAESGYMALTTVLGHDSGEFISSTYRMRLAKDDPQGSGSALTYMKRYALAAVLGIVGEDDDDAHAATHPRPTRTAPRRLGDHEPIGAHHAERLHDELRALGIPEPLHYARTHLGADLPDLGHVTVAQARHLKHAVTPAP from the coding sequence ATGTCGTTGTCGGACCGCCCCACGCTCCACCATAGCCCCACCCTCGCCGCGCTGTTCACCGCCCTCAGCAAAGCGCAGGGTCAAATCCGACCTGCGCTCAAAGACGCCACCAACCCTCACCTGCGCAGCAAATACGCCGACCTCGCCAGCATCTGGGACGCCTGTCGAGACACCCTCACCACCCATGGGCTCAGCGTCAGCCAATGGCCCACGCAGGCCGAAAGCGGTTACATGGCCCTTACCACCGTCCTCGGCCACGACAGCGGCGAGTTCATCAGCAGCACCTACCGCATGCGCCTCGCCAAAGACGACCCGCAAGGCAGCGGCAGCGCCCTCACATACATGAAACGCTACGCCCTCGCCGCCGTCCTTGGCATCGTCGGCGAGGACGACGACGACGCCCACGCCGCCACGCACCCCCGCCCCACCCGCACCGCCCCACGCCGACTGGGCGATCACGAACCCATCGGCGCGCACCACGCCGAACGCCTCCACGACGAACTGCGCGCACTCGGCATTCCCGAACCGCTCCACTACGCCCGCACGCACCTCGGCGCGGACCTCCCCGACCTCGGGCACGTCACCGTCGCGCAGGCCCGGCACCTCAAACACGCCGTCACGCCCGCGCCCTGA
- the leuS gene encoding leucine--tRNA ligase, giving the protein MTINIQEPRSERYNPHAIEQKWQTAWDEAGLYAFHEDPRKQKHYALTMFPYPSGNLHIGHWYAYVVPDARARWMRMRGYNVLFPMGFDAFGLPAENAAIKRGINPRTWTLDNIQYMTGQFRRMGTMIDWSRQFATCQPEYYRWNQWFFTRMFERGLAYKKESFVNWDPVDQTVLANEQVVDGRGERSGALVERRLMSQWHFKITEYAEELLDFSGTDMPERVRLMQQNWIGKSVGAEVDFATDAGIVTVFTTRPDTLYGATFLVLAPEHPLVDPLTTDEQREAVGAYKEAAGRLSEIDRQAEGREKTGVFTGAYATHPITGERIPVWIADYVLVTYGSGAIMAVPSGDQRDFEFARKYGLPIVEVVRPEGAEALDMDAATEAYTGDGVIVNSGDLNGMRGGKAFIGPVIERLAGYGVRAKTTYRLRDWLVSRQRYWGTPIPITYCDTCGAQPVPDDQLPIELPDDVEFLPTGQSPLKLHPTWSKTTCAKCGGPAERDTDTMDTFVDSSWYMYRFTSPHFDQAPWDKDAAERLTPIDLYTGGIEHAILHLLYSRFWTKVARDLGLTSNSEPFRALRNQGIILGEDQEKMSKSRGNVIDPDDLVQEYGADTVRTYLMFIAPWEVGGPWSASGINGPSKWLSRVWSLYFDENASGPAENTTEAELRYATHTTLQKVTGDFERLSFNTIVAALMEYTNALVKAKRSPAFGTDAWAEALRIFNLMLAPIVPHIAEELWRESGHAQSVHLEAWPSVDETATVRDTVTMAVQVNGKVRGQVEISKTATQADAMAAARANPDVAKFVDGKDTVKEIFVPGRIINIVVKG; this is encoded by the coding sequence CCCATGGGCTTCGACGCGTTCGGCCTGCCCGCCGAGAACGCCGCCATCAAGCGCGGCATCAACCCGCGCACGTGGACGCTGGACAACATCCAGTACATGACCGGGCAGTTCCGCCGCATGGGCACCATGATCGACTGGTCCCGTCAGTTCGCCACGTGCCAGCCGGAGTACTACCGCTGGAACCAGTGGTTCTTCACGCGGATGTTCGAGCGCGGCCTGGCGTACAAGAAGGAATCCTTCGTGAACTGGGACCCCGTCGACCAGACGGTGCTGGCCAACGAACAGGTCGTGGACGGCCGCGGGGAACGCAGCGGCGCGCTGGTCGAGCGGCGCCTGATGAGCCAGTGGCACTTCAAGATCACCGAGTACGCCGAGGAACTGCTGGACTTCAGCGGCACCGACATGCCCGAGCGCGTGCGCCTGATGCAGCAGAACTGGATCGGGAAGTCCGTGGGCGCCGAGGTGGACTTCGCCACGGACGCCGGCATCGTCACGGTTTTCACGACGCGTCCGGACACGCTGTACGGCGCGACGTTCCTGGTGCTGGCGCCGGAGCACCCACTGGTCGATCCGCTGACCACCGACGAGCAGCGTGAGGCCGTGGGCGCGTACAAGGAAGCCGCCGGTCGCCTGAGCGAAATTGACCGTCAGGCGGAAGGGCGCGAGAAGACCGGCGTATTCACCGGCGCGTACGCCACGCACCCGATCACGGGCGAGCGCATTCCCGTGTGGATCGCGGATTACGTACTGGTCACGTACGGGTCCGGGGCGATCATGGCCGTGCCGAGCGGCGACCAGCGCGACTTCGAGTTCGCCCGCAAGTACGGCCTGCCGATCGTCGAGGTCGTGCGCCCTGAAGGGGCTGAAGCGCTGGACATGGACGCCGCGACCGAGGCGTACACCGGTGACGGCGTCATCGTGAACAGCGGCGACCTGAACGGCATGCGCGGCGGTAAGGCCTTCATCGGTCCGGTCATTGAGCGACTGGCCGGGTACGGCGTGCGCGCGAAGACTACGTACCGCCTGCGCGACTGGCTGGTCAGCCGCCAGCGCTACTGGGGCACGCCCATTCCCATTACGTATTGCGACACGTGCGGCGCGCAGCCCGTCCCGGACGATCAGCTGCCCATTGAACTGCCGGACGATGTGGAGTTCCTGCCGACCGGCCAGAGCCCCCTGAAGCTGCACCCCACGTGGAGCAAAACCACCTGCGCGAAGTGCGGCGGGCCCGCCGAGCGCGACACGGACACCATGGACACCTTCGTGGACAGCAGCTGGTACATGTACCGCTTCACCAGCCCGCACTTCGATCAGGCCCCCTGGGACAAGGACGCCGCCGAGCGCCTGACGCCCATCGACCTGTACACGGGCGGCATCGAGCACGCAATCCTGCACCTGCTGTACAGCCGCTTCTGGACGAAAGTCGCGCGGGACCTGGGCCTGACCAGCAACAGCGAGCCGTTCCGGGCGCTGCGCAACCAGGGCATCATCCTGGGTGAGGACCAGGAGAAGATGAGCAAGAGCCGCGGGAACGTCATCGACCCGGACGACCTGGTGCAGGAGTACGGCGCGGACACGGTGCGCACGTACCTGATGTTCATCGCGCCGTGGGAGGTGGGCGGCCCGTGGAGTGCGAGTGGCATCAACGGCCCCAGCAAGTGGCTGAGCCGCGTGTGGAGCCTGTACTTTGACGAGAACGCGAGCGGCCCGGCCGAGAACACCACCGAGGCGGAACTGCGGTACGCGACGCACACGACGCTGCAGAAGGTCACGGGCGACTTCGAGCGCCTGAGCTTCAACACGATCGTCGCGGCGCTGATGGAGTACACGAACGCGCTGGTGAAGGCCAAACGCTCGCCGGCGTTCGGAACGGACGCGTGGGCGGAAGCGCTGCGGATTTTCAACCTGATGCTGGCGCCCATCGTGCCGCACATCGCCGAGGAACTCTGGCGCGAATCCGGCCACGCGCAGAGCGTGCACCTAGAGGCGTGGCCGAGCGTGGACGAGACCGCGACCGTCCGCGACACGGTCACGATGGCCGTTCAGGTGAACGGCAAGGTCCGCGGGCAGGTGGAAATCAGCAAGACCGCCACGCAGGCGGACGCGATGGCCGCCGCGCGCGCCAACCCGGACGTGGCGAAGTTCGTGGACGGCAAGGACACCGTGAAGGAGATCTTCGTGCCGGGCCGCATCATCAACATCGTCGTCAAAGGTTGA